From the genome of Phytohabitans rumicis, one region includes:
- a CDS encoding sodium:solute symporter family protein, translated as MPEPLTVGAFLAVVGGTSLVAVAARWFRRDDSLPTLEGWALANRRFGAPTTWFLLGGTIYTAYTFAAVPGLVYGAGALGFFALPYTVIVYPLAFVLLPRLWAVAREHGYITVADYVKGRYDSPLLALAVALTGILATMPYIALQLLGIRAVLTAGGLYPRGLAGDLALIAVFAVLAAATYRHGLRAPAVISMVKGAAIFGATLAVVAVVLDELGGPGRMFESAEARHTALTLDPELYPAFATLALGSAMALLMYPHVLTAAFAASSPQTLRKVTVALPAWTAVLGLFGVLGIAALAAGVEAPPGNAESAVPLLVKQLMPAALTGVLFGAFVVGALVPAAVMSIAAATAFVRNIYVEYFHPTATPKHQTRIAQLVSLTAKVGAVAFVLGLRNQDAINLQLLGGVWILQTFPAIAIGLFTTWLDRRALLAGWAVGMVAGTLLVVWGGFSAVVSVAGVPVYAALVAFALNLAVAAGLTLVLAGTRTAVRIT; from the coding sequence ATGCCCGAGCCTCTGACCGTCGGCGCGTTTCTCGCCGTTGTCGGCGGTACGTCGCTGGTCGCGGTCGCCGCGCGCTGGTTCCGGCGGGACGACTCGCTGCCGACGCTGGAGGGCTGGGCGCTGGCCAACCGGCGCTTCGGGGCACCCACCACCTGGTTCCTGCTCGGCGGGACCATCTACACCGCGTACACGTTCGCCGCCGTACCCGGGCTCGTTTACGGCGCCGGGGCGCTCGGGTTCTTCGCGCTGCCGTACACGGTGATCGTTTATCCGCTGGCGTTCGTGCTGCTGCCGCGGCTGTGGGCGGTGGCGCGCGAGCACGGCTACATCACCGTGGCCGACTACGTGAAGGGCCGGTACGACTCGCCGCTGCTCGCCCTGGCCGTCGCGCTGACCGGGATCCTGGCCACGATGCCGTACATCGCGTTGCAGTTGCTCGGCATCCGGGCCGTGCTCACGGCGGGCGGCCTGTACCCGCGCGGGCTGGCCGGCGACCTGGCCCTGATCGCGGTGTTCGCGGTGCTGGCGGCGGCCACGTACCGGCACGGGCTCCGGGCGCCCGCGGTGATCTCCATGGTCAAGGGCGCGGCGATCTTCGGCGCGACGCTCGCGGTGGTGGCGGTGGTCCTGGACGAGCTGGGCGGTCCGGGCCGGATGTTCGAGAGCGCCGAGGCCCGGCACACCGCGCTCACCCTCGACCCCGAGCTGTACCCGGCGTTCGCCACGCTCGCGCTCGGCTCGGCCATGGCGCTGCTGATGTACCCGCACGTGCTGACCGCCGCGTTCGCCGCGTCCAGCCCGCAGACGCTGCGCAAGGTCACGGTGGCGCTGCCGGCCTGGACCGCGGTGCTCGGGCTCTTCGGCGTCCTCGGGATCGCGGCGCTCGCCGCCGGTGTCGAGGCCCCGCCGGGGAACGCCGAATCGGCCGTCCCGCTGCTGGTCAAGCAGCTCATGCCGGCCGCGCTCACCGGCGTACTCTTCGGTGCCTTTGTAGTCGGCGCGCTGGTGCCGGCGGCGGTGATGTCGATCGCGGCGGCGACCGCGTTCGTCCGGAACATCTACGTCGAGTACTTTCACCCGACCGCGACGCCCAAGCACCAGACCCGGATCGCGCAGCTGGTGTCGCTGACCGCGAAGGTGGGCGCGGTCGCCTTCGTCCTGGGCCTGCGCAACCAGGACGCCATCAACCTCCAACTGCTCGGCGGGGTGTGGATCCTGCAGACGTTCCCGGCGATCGCGATCGGCCTCTTCACGACCTGGCTGGACCGGCGCGCGCTCCTCGCGGGCTGGGCGGTCGGCATGGTCGCCGGCACGTTGCTGGTGGTCTGGGGCGGCTTCTCCGCGGTGGTGTCCGTGGCCGGCGTCCCGGTGTACGCCGCGCTGGTCGCGTTCGCCCTGAACCTCGCCGTGGCGGCGGGCCTCACGCTGGTCCTCGCCGGCACCCGGACGGCGGTGCGGATCACATGA
- a CDS encoding DUF3311 domain-containing protein, with the protein MTSNTARLVAAGCLAAPFVGLLWVPLYGNGPSWGGVPFFYWYQLAWVPLSVLLMSVAYLLLRRR; encoded by the coding sequence GTGACGTCGAACACCGCACGACTGGTCGCCGCCGGATGCCTCGCCGCACCCTTCGTCGGCCTGCTCTGGGTGCCCTTGTACGGCAACGGTCCCAGTTGGGGCGGTGTGCCGTTCTTTTACTGGTATCAACTGGCTTGGGTGCCTTTGAGTGTTCTACTCATGTCTGTCGCGTACCTGCTGCTCCGCCGCCGCTAA
- a CDS encoding carbon starvation CstA family protein gives MSRFKLRSVLIWSAVAIAGAVAWGVLALSRGEEISAIWLVIAALGSYAIAYRFYARFIVRKVLRVDDTRATPAERLDNGMDYQPTDRRILVGHHFAAIAGAGPLVGPVLAAQMGYLPGTMWIVFGVIFAGAVQDMVILFFSMRRNGKSLGQMARDEIGAVGGVAALLAVFSIMIILLAVLALVVVNALAKSPWGTFSIAMTIPIALLMGFYLRVLRPGRVIETTVIGVGLLLLAIAAGGWVQESSWADAFTLSPKTLAVCLVVYGFFASVLPVWMLLAPRDYLSTFMKVGTIGLLAIGVLIAAPNLQTEAVTKFASSGTGPVFSGKLFPFVFIIIACGALSGFHSLIASGTTPKMIQKESQVRLVGYGAMLMESFVAVMALIAACILEPGLYYAMNAPAGVLGSTVESASAAVSNLGFTISPQDLSAAAAAVDEQTLVARTGGAPTLAIGMSEIFSSVLGGASLKAFWYHFAIMFEALFILTTVDAGTRVGRFMLQDTLGNVWKPIGRVSWLPGLWATSAAVVLAWGYFLYTGVTNPLGGINQLFPLFGIANQLLAAVALAVATTILIKSGRLKWAWVTAVPLAWDATVTLTASWQKVFSDDPRIGFFAQRDRYASALDRGEILAPAKSLDDMRAVVTNSTVDGVLSALFAILVILVIANAMLVWWRAIRARTPLPTTETPYVESKIVAPSGLFPTAEEKQRELVGTGT, from the coding sequence ATGTCCCGCTTCAAACTCCGATCCGTACTCATCTGGTCCGCCGTGGCGATCGCCGGCGCGGTCGCCTGGGGAGTGCTCGCCCTCTCCCGTGGTGAAGAGATCTCCGCCATCTGGCTGGTCATCGCCGCCCTCGGCTCGTACGCCATCGCGTACCGCTTCTACGCCCGGTTCATCGTCCGCAAGGTCCTGCGCGTCGACGACACCCGCGCCACCCCGGCCGAACGGCTGGACAACGGCATGGACTACCAGCCGACCGACCGGCGCATCCTGGTCGGCCACCACTTCGCCGCCATCGCCGGCGCCGGACCGCTGGTGGGCCCGGTGCTCGCGGCGCAGATGGGCTACCTGCCGGGGACGATGTGGATCGTCTTCGGCGTGATCTTCGCGGGCGCGGTGCAGGACATGGTGATCCTGTTCTTCTCGATGCGCCGCAACGGGAAGAGCCTGGGGCAGATGGCCCGCGACGAGATCGGCGCGGTGGGCGGGGTGGCGGCCCTGCTGGCCGTGTTCTCCATCATGATCATCCTGCTCGCGGTGCTGGCGCTCGTGGTCGTCAACGCTCTGGCGAAGTCGCCGTGGGGCACGTTCTCGATCGCGATGACCATCCCGATCGCCCTGCTGATGGGCTTCTACCTGCGCGTACTGCGGCCCGGCCGGGTCATCGAGACCACCGTGATCGGCGTCGGCCTGCTGCTGCTCGCGATCGCCGCGGGCGGCTGGGTGCAGGAGTCCAGCTGGGCCGACGCGTTCACGCTCAGCCCGAAGACGCTGGCCGTCTGCCTGGTGGTGTACGGCTTCTTCGCCTCCGTACTGCCGGTGTGGATGCTGCTGGCACCGCGGGACTACCTGTCCACGTTCATGAAGGTCGGCACGATCGGGCTGCTGGCGATCGGCGTGCTCATCGCCGCGCCGAACCTGCAGACCGAGGCGGTCACGAAGTTCGCCAGCAGCGGCACCGGCCCGGTCTTCTCCGGCAAGCTCTTCCCGTTCGTCTTCATCATCATCGCCTGCGGTGCGCTGTCCGGATTCCACTCGCTCATCGCGTCCGGCACCACGCCCAAGATGATCCAGAAGGAGTCGCAGGTCCGGCTCGTCGGCTACGGCGCGATGCTGATGGAGTCGTTCGTCGCCGTCATGGCGCTGATCGCGGCCTGCATCCTCGAACCCGGCCTCTACTATGCGATGAACGCGCCGGCCGGCGTGCTCGGCTCCACAGTGGAGAGTGCCTCCGCCGCCGTCTCCAACCTCGGCTTCACCATCTCCCCGCAGGACCTGAGCGCCGCCGCCGCGGCGGTCGACGAGCAGACCCTGGTCGCCCGTACGGGCGGCGCGCCCACCCTGGCCATCGGCATGTCGGAGATCTTCTCCAGCGTGCTGGGCGGGGCGTCACTGAAGGCGTTCTGGTACCACTTCGCCATCATGTTCGAGGCGCTCTTCATCCTGACCACGGTCGACGCCGGCACCCGCGTCGGGCGGTTCATGCTGCAGGACACGCTCGGCAACGTCTGGAAGCCGATCGGCCGGGTCAGCTGGCTGCCCGGGCTCTGGGCGACCAGCGCCGCCGTCGTACTGGCCTGGGGCTACTTCCTCTACACCGGCGTGACCAACCCGCTCGGCGGGATCAACCAGCTCTTCCCGCTCTTCGGCATCGCCAACCAACTGCTGGCGGCGGTCGCGCTCGCGGTGGCCACCACGATCCTGATCAAGAGCGGGCGGCTCAAGTGGGCCTGGGTCACCGCCGTACCGCTCGCCTGGGACGCCACGGTCACGCTGACCGCGAGCTGGCAGAAGGTGTTCTCCGACGACCCGCGCATCGGCTTCTTCGCCCAGCGCGACCGCTACGCCAGCGCCCTCGACCGCGGCGAGATCCTGGCGCCGGCCAAGAGCCTCGACGACATGCGGGCGGTGGTCACCAACTCCACCGTGGACGGTGTGCTGTCGGCGCTCTTCGCGATCCTGGTCATCCTCGTCATCGCCAACGCCATGCTGGTCTGGTGGCGCGCCATCCGCGCCCGCACACCGCTGCCCACGACCGAGACCCCGTACGTGGAGTCGAAGATCGTGGCCCCGTCCGGCCTCTTCCCGACCGCCGAGGAGAAGCAGCGCGAACTCGTGGGGACGGGCACTTGA
- a CDS encoding CstA-like transporter-associated (seleno)protein, whose product MRRFVATIRWYLRELTGEAAYDHYVERHRRLHPEEPLLSRRDFEHQRCDRRDDTPTATCC is encoded by the coding sequence TTGAGACGGTTCGTCGCGACCATCCGCTGGTACCTGCGCGAGCTGACCGGCGAGGCGGCGTACGACCACTACGTCGAGCGGCACCGGCGCCTCCACCCGGAGGAGCCGCTGCTGTCCCGGCGCGACTTCGAACACCAACGCTGCGACCGCCGCGACGACACCCCCACAGCCACCTGCTGCTAA
- a CDS encoding FHA domain-containing protein, giving the protein MATCPKGHESETLDYCDTCGSLMTGAPTAPAAPAPVTATPSSSPAVLCPVCSTPKTGRFCEEDGYDFLLAPPVTPSAPPSSTSSPSPVVAPVVAPVAAWHVVVRADSTYFEVIKAMGGEDAGTLAFPRFVAERRFELAGQQMVVGRRSRSRGVTPDIDLVGPPEDPGVSHLHALLVPHEGGWAVVDLDSANGTYVNDPSANPIDPNVPVPLRDGSVIYLGAWTALTISSP; this is encoded by the coding sequence ATGGCGACCTGCCCCAAGGGTCACGAGTCGGAGACCCTGGACTACTGCGACACCTGCGGCTCGCTGATGACCGGTGCTCCTACCGCTCCCGCCGCTCCTGCTCCTGTTACGGCCACTCCTTCGTCTTCGCCCGCTGTGCTTTGTCCCGTCTGTAGCACTCCGAAGACGGGTCGCTTCTGCGAGGAGGACGGGTACGACTTCCTCCTCGCCCCGCCGGTTACCCCGTCGGCGCCCCCGTCTTCTACTTCGTCCCCGTCGCCGGTCGTGGCGCCGGTGGTGGCCCCGGTGGCCGCCTGGCACGTCGTGGTGCGGGCCGACTCCACGTACTTCGAGGTGATCAAGGCCATGGGCGGGGAGGACGCCGGCACGCTCGCGTTCCCCCGCTTCGTGGCCGAACGCCGCTTCGAGCTGGCCGGCCAGCAGATGGTGGTCGGGCGGCGCAGCCGGTCCCGCGGCGTCACCCCGGACATCGACCTCGTCGGGCCGCCCGAAGACCCGGGCGTCTCCCACCTGCACGCGCTGCTGGTGCCGCACGAGGGCGGGTGGGCGGTGGTCGACCTCGACTCCGCCAACGGCACGTACGTCAACGACCCGTCCGCAAACCCCATCGACCCCAACGTCCCCGTACCCCTGCGCGACGGCTCAGTCATCTACCTAGGCGCCTGGACCGCCCTAACAATCTCCTCCCCCTAA
- a CDS encoding VWA domain-containing protein, whose translation MTAQFSAEIDQNEFLPEGGRVVDAIVTVTAQGGDLRDTSTALTAAQVIMVDTSGSMAMPGTKIAEAKKATAVAIDTLRDGVAFAVIAGTAGAHMIYPGDNRMVPADAKSRAEAKAAVTRLRADGGTAIGRWLDLANFLFAGQQAEVKHAILLTDGQNQHETPQDFQRVLDACEGKFVCDSRGIGTDWVATELRKVASTLLGTADGLEDPAELPAAFRAMTESAMGKSVADVSLRLWTPAGAKLRFVKQVFPQVEDLTGRRTEVSARIGDYPTGAWGAESRDYHVSVEVEPDAIGEEVLAARISLVSGGQVLTEKRVLARWTDDTALSTRINPQVAHYTGQAELAAVIQDGLKAHADGDVETATAKLGRAVQLANESGHEGTAKLLNRVVEVIDAPTGTVRLKKQVASVDAELADVRSVKTVRVKKKPAEEG comes from the coding sequence ATGACCGCGCAGTTCTCGGCCGAGATCGACCAGAACGAGTTCCTGCCCGAGGGCGGCCGCGTCGTCGACGCGATCGTCACGGTGACCGCGCAGGGCGGCGACCTGCGCGACACCTCCACAGCACTCACCGCCGCGCAGGTCATCATGGTCGACACGTCCGGCTCCATGGCCATGCCCGGCACCAAGATCGCCGAGGCCAAGAAGGCGACCGCCGTCGCCATCGACACGCTCCGCGACGGGGTGGCGTTCGCCGTCATCGCCGGCACCGCCGGCGCCCACATGATCTACCCGGGCGACAACCGGATGGTCCCGGCCGACGCGAAGTCCAGGGCCGAGGCCAAGGCCGCCGTCACCCGCCTGCGGGCCGACGGGGGTACGGCCATCGGCCGCTGGCTCGACCTCGCCAACTTCCTCTTCGCCGGCCAGCAGGCTGAGGTGAAGCACGCGATCCTGCTCACCGACGGGCAGAACCAGCACGAGACCCCGCAGGACTTCCAGCGCGTACTGGACGCGTGCGAGGGCAAGTTCGTCTGCGACAGCCGGGGGATCGGCACCGACTGGGTGGCCACCGAGCTGCGCAAGGTCGCCTCCACGCTGCTCGGCACGGCGGACGGCCTGGAGGACCCGGCCGAGCTGCCGGCCGCGTTCCGGGCGATGACCGAGTCCGCCATGGGCAAGTCGGTGGCCGACGTTTCGCTGCGCCTGTGGACCCCCGCCGGCGCGAAGCTCCGCTTCGTGAAGCAGGTCTTCCCCCAGGTGGAGGACCTCACCGGCCGCCGCACCGAGGTGAGCGCCCGGATCGGCGACTACCCGACCGGCGCCTGGGGCGCGGAGAGCCGCGACTACCACGTCTCGGTGGAGGTCGAGCCCGACGCGATCGGCGAGGAGGTGCTGGCCGCCCGGATCAGCCTCGTCAGCGGCGGCCAGGTGCTCACCGAAAAGCGGGTGCTGGCCCGCTGGACCGACGACACGGCCCTCTCCACGAGGATCAATCCGCAGGTCGCCCACTACACCGGCCAGGCCGAGCTGGCCGCGGTCATCCAGGACGGGCTCAAGGCCCACGCCGACGGCGACGTCGAAACCGCCACCGCGAAACTCGGCCGCGCGGTCCAGCTCGCCAACGAGTCCGGCCACGAGGGTACGGCGAAACTCCTCAACCGCGTCGTCGAGGTGATCGACGCGCCCACCGGCACGGTACGGCTGAAGAAGCAGGTCGCCAGCGTGGACGCGGAGCTGGCCGACGTGCGTTCCGTCAAGACGGTGCGCGTCAAGAAGAAGCCGGCCGAGGAGGGCTGA
- a CDS encoding protein phosphatase 2C domain-containing protein, protein MRACPEHGPPSEPDHRFCEICGRNLETGGAPPVPTVWLSSRAAGAECAGCGASFVDASTSYCDHCGRRRAIGRGHAELDLDTVAAVTDKGRRRPRNEDAVVIGRLDGGLVAVVCDGVSTSTRADAASHGAAEAGMTTLLAALSAGADPTEATHQGAQAAAKAARSAAGPDDSDAPPSCTYVSAIACGDAVTVGWIGDSRAYWLGPEPACLTIDDSIAGQLAAGRPAPATVDSDASSRALIRWLGADSTDAEPQVTTLRPAGPGQLLVCSDGLHHYLSDPAELTAAATGTPIDVARHLTKVALDGGGHDNIAIAVLSFPATGGSAP, encoded by the coding sequence ATGAGGGCATGTCCCGAGCACGGGCCGCCGAGCGAGCCGGACCACCGGTTCTGCGAGATCTGCGGGCGCAACCTGGAGACCGGCGGCGCACCGCCGGTGCCCACCGTCTGGCTTTCCTCCCGGGCGGCGGGCGCCGAGTGTGCGGGCTGCGGTGCGTCCTTCGTCGACGCGTCGACCTCCTACTGCGACCACTGTGGACGGCGGCGGGCGATCGGGCGCGGCCATGCCGAGCTGGACCTGGACACGGTCGCCGCGGTCACCGACAAGGGCCGGCGGCGCCCCCGCAACGAGGACGCGGTCGTGATCGGCCGGCTCGACGGCGGCCTTGTGGCGGTGGTGTGTGACGGCGTGTCGACGTCCACCCGCGCGGACGCGGCATCGCACGGCGCGGCCGAGGCCGGCATGACGACGCTGCTCGCCGCCCTGTCCGCGGGCGCCGATCCCACCGAGGCGACCCACCAGGGCGCCCAGGCCGCGGCCAAGGCGGCCCGCTCGGCGGCCGGCCCGGACGACAGCGACGCCCCGCCCAGCTGCACGTACGTCTCCGCGATCGCGTGCGGGGATGCCGTGACGGTGGGCTGGATCGGCGACAGCCGGGCGTACTGGCTGGGGCCCGAGCCGGCGTGCCTGACCATCGACGACTCGATCGCCGGACAGCTCGCCGCCGGGCGTCCGGCACCGGCCACCGTGGACAGTGACGCCTCCTCCCGGGCGCTCATCCGCTGGCTGGGCGCCGACTCCACCGACGCCGAACCGCAGGTCACCACGCTCCGGCCGGCGGGACCCGGCCAGCTGCTGGTGTGCTCGGACGGCCTGCACCACTACCTGTCCGACCCAGCCGAACTCACCGCCGCCGCCACCGGCACCCCCATCGACGTGGCCCGGCACCTCACCAAGGTCGCCCTCGACGGCGGAGGGCACGACAACATCGCGATCGCCGTACTCTCCTTCCCAGCTACTGGAGGATCTGCCCCATGA
- a CDS encoding serine/threonine-protein kinase, with amino-acid sequence MRCVRPGCPGSYGADGYCDECGRKAPASATAVPKQASTATTPSVATVSASGRTTPSSGRSRGSSRGGLGAGLIDLPRVPLRDPATAVMTDPKVSESRRFCVKCEEPVGRGKDGKPGRVEGFCPNCGHAFSFVPRLGSGDVVNDRYEVLGALAYGGLGWIYLARDRNLADSVSDRWVVLKGLINTGDADAMAAAVTERRYLVEIDHPSIVKIHDFVQHPDPKTGVPVGYIVMEYVGGQSLRDMLMARRAEGARVMPLAEVLAYGAEVLPALGYLHGRDLLYCDFKPDNVIHAEEQLKLIDLGAVRRIDDDVSAVYGTPGYQAPDVAEVGPSIASDIYTVGRSLAVLSFEFRGFSTTYASSLPERADIPLLAQEESYYRLLRRSIHRDPARRFQSASEMSEQLLGVLREVLSAVDGAPRAALSRQFTPERRAFGTGAGEVGAAAVAADLRPADVAGALPLPQVDVLDPGAGFLATLSSTDPAELVRQLEAPPVRSTEVSLRLVRARIEAGDLDAAGTDLDALTVADPFDWRVDWYRGIAALAAGRPGDARVAFDAVYGELPGEPAARLALAAAIECTGDTAAAEKLYDRVWRVDRGFISAAFGLARIRLAAGDRDGTLAVLDQVPDSSSHHITAQVAAVRASLVADQHSLLAAAGRLERLVLDVERQALLTVEMLKAALDWITGTHLPAHRLPDGVQVLGHPLTERGLRFGLERAYRTMAQFARDPDHKIALVDQANAVRPRTLT; translated from the coding sequence ATGAGGTGTGTCCGGCCCGGCTGCCCCGGCTCGTACGGCGCCGACGGTTACTGCGACGAGTGCGGCCGCAAGGCACCGGCGTCCGCCACGGCGGTGCCCAAGCAGGCGTCGACGGCCACCACCCCGTCGGTGGCCACGGTGAGCGCGTCCGGGCGTACGACGCCGTCGTCCGGGCGCAGCCGCGGCTCGTCGCGCGGCGGGCTGGGCGCCGGGCTGATCGACCTGCCCCGGGTGCCGCTGCGCGACCCGGCCACCGCCGTCATGACCGACCCGAAGGTGTCCGAGTCGCGGCGCTTCTGCGTCAAGTGCGAGGAGCCGGTGGGGCGCGGCAAGGACGGCAAGCCGGGCCGGGTGGAGGGGTTCTGCCCGAACTGCGGCCACGCCTTCTCGTTCGTGCCCCGGCTGGGGTCGGGCGACGTCGTCAACGACCGGTACGAGGTGCTCGGCGCGCTGGCGTACGGCGGGTTGGGCTGGATCTACCTAGCCCGGGACCGCAACCTCGCCGACTCGGTGAGCGACCGCTGGGTCGTCCTCAAGGGACTGATCAACACTGGTGACGCGGACGCGATGGCGGCCGCCGTGACCGAGCGCCGGTACCTGGTCGAGATCGACCACCCCAGCATCGTGAAGATCCACGACTTCGTGCAGCACCCCGACCCGAAGACCGGCGTGCCGGTGGGCTACATCGTCATGGAGTACGTCGGCGGCCAGTCGCTGCGGGACATGCTGATGGCCCGGCGCGCCGAGGGCGCACGGGTGATGCCGCTGGCCGAGGTGCTCGCGTACGGCGCCGAGGTGCTGCCCGCGCTCGGCTACCTGCACGGGCGCGACCTGCTCTACTGCGACTTCAAGCCGGACAACGTGATCCACGCCGAGGAGCAGCTCAAGCTCATCGACCTCGGTGCCGTACGCCGGATCGACGACGACGTCAGCGCGGTCTACGGCACGCCCGGCTACCAGGCGCCGGACGTCGCCGAGGTGGGCCCGTCGATCGCGTCCGACATCTACACGGTCGGGCGGTCGTTGGCGGTGCTCAGCTTCGAGTTCCGCGGCTTCTCCACGACGTACGCGTCGTCGCTGCCGGAGCGCGCCGACATCCCGCTGCTGGCCCAGGAGGAGTCGTACTACCGGCTGCTGCGGCGGTCCATCCATCGCGACCCGGCCCGCCGGTTCCAGTCCGCCTCCGAGATGAGCGAGCAGTTGCTCGGCGTACTCCGGGAGGTGCTGTCCGCTGTGGACGGTGCGCCCCGGGCGGCGCTGTCCCGGCAGTTCACGCCGGAGCGGCGGGCGTTCGGCACCGGGGCCGGCGAGGTGGGCGCGGCCGCCGTCGCGGCCGACCTGCGGCCGGCGGACGTGGCCGGTGCGCTGCCGCTGCCGCAGGTGGACGTGCTCGACCCGGGCGCCGGCTTCCTCGCCACGCTGAGCAGCACCGACCCGGCCGAGCTGGTCCGCCAGCTGGAGGCGCCGCCGGTGCGGAGCACGGAGGTGTCGCTGCGCCTGGTCCGGGCCCGCATCGAGGCCGGTGACCTGGACGCGGCCGGCACCGACCTGGACGCGCTCACGGTGGCGGACCCGTTCGACTGGCGCGTTGACTGGTACCGCGGCATCGCGGCGCTCGCCGCCGGCAGGCCGGGGGACGCCCGGGTGGCATTCGACGCGGTCTACGGCGAGCTGCCCGGTGAGCCGGCCGCCCGGCTGGCGCTCGCCGCGGCCATCGAGTGCACCGGCGACACGGCCGCGGCCGAGAAGCTGTACGACCGGGTCTGGCGGGTCGACCGCGGGTTCATCAGCGCGGCGTTCGGGCTGGCCCGGATCCGGCTGGCGGCCGGCGACCGGGACGGCACGCTGGCCGTCCTGGACCAGGTGCCGGACAGCTCCAGTCACCACATCACCGCGCAGGTGGCCGCCGTACGCGCCAGCCTCGTCGCTGATCAGCACTCCCTGCTGGCGGCGGCCGGCCGGCTGGAGCGCCTCGTCCTCGACGTCGAACGGCAGGCGCTGCTCACCGTCGAGATGCTCAAGGCCGCCCTGGACTGGATCACCGGCACGCACCTGCCGGCGCACCGGTTGCCGGACGGGGTGCAGGTGCTCGGCCACCCGCTGACCGAGCGCGGCCTGCGGTTCGGGCTGGAACGGGCGTACCGGACGATGGCCCAGTTCGCCCGCGACCCGGACCACAAGATCGCGCTGGTGGACCAGGCGAACGCTGTTCGCCCCCGGACGCTCACATGA
- a CDS encoding glutamate ABC transporter substrate-binding protein → MSARARVVAVALAVLAVAGCSSNGSGSSGQTIVDPPLPVGVHDPAVLPTTSAAPSGSCDPRASLRPSGALPAPRQMPAGTTMARIQKAGRLVVGVDQNNYRFGYRDARSGDLVGFEIDLAKELARAIFGDPNKVLFRTITTADREKAVQEGRVDIVIRSMTMNCDRWQRVSFSTEYFSAGQAILVTRDSKITGLKDLAGQKVCAATGSTSIRNIAAKAPQALPVSANDALDCLVLLQQGQVAAVSTDDAILAGFAAQDRGTRVLPERFTEEPYGMAMKKESPDLVRFVNAVLEKLRADGTWTRLYNQWLSSLGATPAPPVARYRD, encoded by the coding sequence ATGAGTGCCCGGGCCCGCGTCGTGGCCGTCGCCTTGGCGGTGCTCGCCGTCGCCGGGTGCTCGTCGAACGGCTCCGGCTCCAGTGGACAGACCATTGTGGACCCACCGCTGCCGGTCGGCGTACACGACCCGGCGGTGTTGCCGACCACCAGCGCGGCGCCGTCCGGCTCCTGCGACCCGCGGGCCAGCCTGCGCCCGTCCGGTGCGCTGCCGGCACCCCGCCAGATGCCGGCCGGTACGACGATGGCGCGCATCCAGAAGGCCGGGCGCCTCGTCGTCGGCGTCGACCAGAACAACTACCGCTTCGGCTACCGCGACGCGCGCAGCGGCGACCTCGTCGGTTTCGAGATCGACCTGGCCAAGGAGCTGGCGCGGGCCATCTTCGGCGACCCCAACAAGGTGCTGTTCCGTACGATCACCACGGCCGACCGGGAGAAGGCCGTCCAGGAGGGCCGCGTCGACATCGTCATCCGCAGCATGACGATGAACTGCGACCGGTGGCAGCGGGTGTCGTTCTCCACCGAGTACTTCAGCGCGGGCCAGGCGATCCTGGTCACCCGCGACTCGAAGATCACTGGACTCAAGGACCTGGCCGGCCAGAAGGTGTGCGCGGCGACCGGCAGCACGTCGATCCGCAACATCGCCGCGAAGGCGCCGCAGGCCCTGCCGGTGTCGGCCAATGACGCCCTCGACTGCCTCGTGCTGCTGCAGCAGGGCCAGGTGGCCGCGGTCTCCACGGACGACGCGATCCTCGCCGGTTTCGCCGCGCAGGACCGGGGCACGCGGGTGCTGCCGGAGAGGTTCACCGAGGAGCCGTACGGCATGGCGATGAAGAAGGAGTCGCCCGACCTGGTGCGCTTCGTCAACGCGGTGCTGGAGAAGCTGCGCGCGGACGGCACCTGGACCCGCCTCTACAACCAGTGGCTGTCGTCGCTCGGCGCGACCCCGGCCCCGCCCGTCGCCCGGTACCGGGATTGA